The following proteins come from a genomic window of Nycticebus coucang isolate mNycCou1 chromosome 11, mNycCou1.pri, whole genome shotgun sequence:
- the LOC128598684 gene encoding E3 ubiquitin-protein ligase TRAIP-like, with translation MPIRALCTICSDFFDHSRDVAAIHCGHTFHLQCLIQWFETAPRRTCPQCRIQVGKRTIINKLFFDLAQEEENVLDAEFLKNELDNIRAQLSQKEKEKQDSQIIIDTLRDTLEERNATVESLQQALGKAEMLCSTLKKQMKYLEQQQDKTKQAREEARRLRSKMKTMERIELLLQSQRPEVEEMIRDMGVGPPAVEQLAVYCVSLKKEYENLKEARKASGELADKLKKDLLSSRSKLQTVYSELDQVKLELKSAQKDLQSADKEITSLKKKLKMLQETLNLPPVTSETVNRLVLESPAPMEMLNLKLRPPSFSDDIDLNTTFDVDTPPARSSISQQRHSKKLCLEKSCSSIQDVPKKVPRDSKQESQLSLGGQCCVGEPDEELVGAFPVFIRNAILGQKQPKRARAESCRSKDVVRTGFDGLGGRTKFIQPTNTTMIRPLSVKLKAKAKQRVGMKTAHTFSQTKLDTFLW, from the coding sequence ATGCCTATCCGTGCGCTGTGTACTATCTGCTCCGACTTCTTCGATCACTCTCGCGACGTGGCCGCCATACACTGCGGCCACACCTTCCACTTGCAGTGCCTAATTCAGTGGTTTGAGACAGCACCAAGACGGACCTGTCCACAGTGCCGAATCCAGGTTGGCAAAAGAACCATTAtcaataaactcttctttgaccTTGCCCAGGAGGAGGAAAATGTCTTGGATGCAGAATTCTTAAAGAATGAACTGGACAATATCAGAGCCCAACTTTcccagaaagagaaggagaaacagGACAGCCAGATCATCATTGATACTCTGCGAGACACACTGGAAGAACGCAATGCCACTGTGGAATCTCTGCAGCAGGCCTTAGGCAAGGCTGAGATGCTGTGCTCCACACTCAAAAAGCAGATGAAGTACTTGGAGCAGCAGCAGGATAAGACCAAACAAGCACGGGAGGAGGCCCGGCGGCTCAGGAGCAAGATGAAGACCATGGAGCGGATTGAGCTTCTACTCCAGAGCCAGCGGCCTGAAGTGGAGGAGATGATTCGAGACATGGGTGTGGGACCGCCAGCAGTGGAGCAGCTGGCTGTGTACTGTGTGTCCCTTAAGAAAGAGTATGAGAATCTAAAGGAGGCACGGAAAGCCTCAGGGGAGCTGGCTGACAAGCTGAAGAAAGACTTGCTTTCCTCCAGAAGTAAGTTGCAGACAGTCTACTCTGAATTAGATCAGGTCAAGCTGGAGCTGAAGTCAGCCCAAAAGGACTTACAGAGTGCTGACAAAGAAATCACGAGCctgaaaaagaagttaaaaatgttgcaggaaacCTTGAACTTGCCACCAGTGACCAGTGAGACTGTCAACCGCCTGGTTTTAGAGAGCCCAGCCCCTATGGAAATGTTGAACCTGAAGCTCCGCCCACCATCCTTTAGTGATGATATTGATCTCAACACTACCTTTGATGTGGATACACCCCCAGCCCGGTCCTCCATCTCCCAGCAGCGCCACTCCAAGAAGCTCTGCCTAGAGAAGTCATGCTCTTCCATTCAGGACGTCCCTAAGAAGGTACCCAGAGATTCTAAACAGGAATCTCAACTGTCACTGGGTGGCCAGTGCTGTGTAGGAGAGCCAGATGAGGAACTGGTTGGTGCCTTCCCTGTTTTCATCCGGAATGCCATACTGGGCCAGAAACAACCCAAAAGGGCCAGAGCAGAGTCCTGTCGCAGCAAAGATGTGGTAAGGACAGGCTTTGATGGGCTTGGAGGCCGGACAAAATTCATCCAGCCTACTAACACAACCATGATCCGACCACTGTCTGTTAAGCTCAAGGCCAAGGCTAAGCAGAGAGTGGGGATGAAGACAGCACACACTTTCTCCCAAACCAAGCTGGATACCTTCCTATGGTAG